The following proteins are co-located in the Siansivirga zeaxanthinifaciens CC-SAMT-1 genome:
- the lepB gene encoding signal peptidase I — protein sequence MTLMQWFIFILIIQVIHGLGTWKLYIKAGRQAWEAFVPVYNAVVLMKIINRPWWWVILLFLPIVNLIMFIVVWVETARSFGKNTYLDTFLAIITLGFYNYYLNYFTNVEHVKNRSLNPKSSSGEWTSSILFAIVAATIVHTYFIQPFTIPSSSLEKSLLVGDFLFVSKFHYGARVPMTTIAAPMVHDTIPKFGIKSYLFDDHKNSDSWKNKFQLPYLRIPGFQNIKRNDIVVFNQPADTLLDMNDFHPDRNYYKPIDKKTNLVKRCVAIAGDTLEVRDGFVFVNGKQNVLPDRAHLQFSYYVQPKSTQFDAKFLKDRYDITDGFGIINSQNTYYFSAISDEALKNFKDNPNVLSITPNKQKEGERDPNIFPHDPNYNWNVDYFGPLYIPEKGKTIDLNLEVLPLYKRAISEYEHNDLKVKGNQIYINGALAKTYTFKQNYYWMMGDNRHNSIDARAWGLVPFDHVVGKPVFIWMSWDGAKARWDRFFTTVNGTGKATSFLIPFLVVLLGWIGFNKWRARKKNS from the coding sequence ATGACATTAATGCAATGGTTTATTTTTATTCTAATTATTCAAGTAATTCATGGTTTAGGAACTTGGAAACTATATATTAAGGCTGGAAGACAAGCTTGGGAAGCTTTTGTTCCTGTTTACAATGCTGTGGTTTTAATGAAAATAATAAATCGTCCTTGGTGGTGGGTTATTCTTTTGTTTTTACCCATTGTAAACCTCATTATGTTCATAGTTGTTTGGGTAGAAACTGCCAGAAGTTTTGGTAAAAACACCTATTTAGATACGTTTTTAGCAATTATTACGCTAGGTTTTTACAACTACTACCTTAATTATTTTACAAATGTAGAACACGTAAAAAACAGAAGTCTTAATCCTAAATCGAGTTCTGGAGAATGGACAAGTTCTATTTTATTTGCCATTGTAGCAGCTACCATTGTTCATACGTATTTTATTCAACCGTTTACCATACCATCGTCTTCGCTTGAAAAATCATTGCTTGTTGGCGATTTCTTATTTGTAAGTAAATTTCATTATGGAGCGCGTGTACCCATGACTACTATTGCAGCTCCGATGGTGCACGACACAATACCTAAGTTTGGGATTAAATCTTATTTATTCGACGATCATAAAAATAGCGACTCTTGGAAAAATAAATTTCAACTACCGTATTTAAGAATTCCAGGTTTTCAAAACATTAAACGTAACGATATTGTTGTATTCAATCAGCCAGCCGATACGTTGTTGGATATGAATGATTTTCATCCAGACCGAAACTATTATAAACCCATCGATAAAAAAACAAACTTAGTAAAACGTTGTGTTGCAATTGCAGGCGATACTTTAGAGGTACGCGATGGTTTTGTGTTTGTTAACGGAAAACAAAATGTTTTACCAGACAGAGCGCATTTACAATTTAGTTATTATGTACAACCAAAAAGTACGCAGTTTGATGCTAAATTTTTAAAGGATCGTTACGATATTACCGATGGTTTTGGCATTATAAATTCTCAAAATACCTATTATTTCTCTGCGATTTCAGATGAAGCTTTGAAGAATTTTAAAGACAATCCGAATGTGTTAAGTATCACACCAAACAAACAAAAGGAAGGCGAAAGAGATCCAAATATTTTCCCTCATGATCCTAACTATAATTGGAATGTAGATTACTTCGGGCCCTTATATATCCCTGAAAAAGGTAAAACTATCGACTTAAATTTAGAGGTTTTACCACTTTACAAACGTGCTATTTCAGAATACGAACACAACGATTTAAAAGTAAAAGGTAACCAGATTTACATTAATGGAGCCTTAGCCAAAACTTATACTTTTAAACAAAATTACTATTGGATGATGGGTGACAACCGCCACAACTCGATAGATGCACGTGCCTGGGGCTTAGTACCTTTCGATCATGTGGTTGGAAAACCGGTGTTTATTTGGATGAGCTGGGATGGTGCAAAAGCACGATGGGATCGTTTCTTTACAACCGTTAATGGTACTGGCAAAGCGACTTCTTTTTTAATTCCGTTTTTAGTGGTGTTGTTAGGTTGGATAGGCTTTAACAAATGGAGAGCGAGAAAAAAGAATAGTTAA
- the dapB gene encoding 4-hydroxy-tetrahydrodipicolinate reductase, which produces MKIALLGYGKMGKTIEQIAINRGHEIVLTVDKDDDNYDIKKADVAIDFSIPSVAFNNISNCLNNGVPVISGTTGWLESYDKAVALCEEKKGAFIYASNYSLGVNIFFELNKTLAKMMSNLKQYNVSMEEIHHTQKLDAPSGTAISLANDIIANNNNFSNWKLDETGEAIIPITAKRIEDVPGTHTVTYQSEVDTITIEHIAHNRQGFALGAVIAAEWIVGKTGIFTMNDVLNIG; this is translated from the coding sequence ATGAAAATTGCTTTACTTGGATACGGGAAAATGGGTAAAACCATAGAGCAAATTGCTATTAATCGCGGACATGAAATCGTTTTAACGGTAGATAAAGATGACGACAACTACGATATCAAAAAAGCTGATGTGGCTATCGATTTTAGTATTCCTTCAGTAGCATTTAACAATATTTCAAATTGCTTAAATAATGGCGTTCCTGTTATTTCAGGAACTACTGGTTGGTTAGAGAGCTACGATAAAGCTGTTGCTTTATGTGAAGAAAAAAAAGGTGCTTTTATTTATGCTTCAAATTATAGTTTAGGGGTTAATATCTTTTTTGAACTAAATAAAACATTGGCTAAAATGATGAGTAACTTGAAACAATACAATGTTTCGATGGAAGAAATTCATCATACCCAAAAATTAGATGCCCCAAGTGGTACAGCAATTTCGCTTGCTAACGATATTATAGCTAATAACAATAATTTTAGTAATTGGAAGCTCGACGAAACCGGCGAAGCCATTATTCCAATTACCGCCAAACGCATTGAAGATGTTCCAGGAACTCATACAGTAACTTACCAAAGTGAAGTCGATACCATTACTATAGAACATATCGCTCACAACCGCCAAGGATTTGCATTGGGTGCTGTTATTGCAGCCGAATGGATTGTTGGTAAAACGGGTATTTTTACCATGAATGATGTGTTAAATATTGGTTAA
- a CDS encoding DUF5683 domain-containing protein: MLNKLVIASIFSLLLCLSLDAQEKEVSKKEDTKKENIKEAVVIDSIVATNNNIDPLAPAKAAFYSAILPGLGQAYNKKYWKIPIVYAALGTGIYFYSTNNKEYNRYRDAYKSRLAGFTNDEFYFDSQGNQLSQPRVTTQGLERGQKFYRKNKEISLLVTIGLYALNIIDANVDAHLLQYNVDEKLSLAPHFKINEIDASSNVGLTLNFKF; this comes from the coding sequence GTGCTAAATAAATTAGTAATAGCAAGTATATTTTCACTTTTGCTTTGTCTTAGCTTAGATGCTCAAGAAAAAGAAGTTTCTAAAAAAGAAGACACTAAAAAAGAAAATATTAAAGAAGCAGTAGTTATAGATTCTATTGTTGCTACAAACAACAATATAGATCCGTTAGCACCTGCTAAAGCTGCTTTCTACTCTGCCATCTTACCTGGTTTAGGTCAAGCCTACAATAAAAAATACTGGAAAATACCCATAGTTTATGCTGCTTTAGGAACAGGTATTTATTTTTATTCTACAAATAACAAAGAATATAACAGATATCGAGACGCCTACAAAAGCAGATTAGCAGGTTTTACAAACGACGAGTTTTATTTTGATTCTCAAGGAAATCAACTATCACAACCTCGTGTTACAACCCAAGGTCTAGAACGTGGTCAAAAATTTTACAGAAAAAACAAAGAAATTTCACTTTTAGTAACCATAGGGCTTTATGCCTTAAATATTATAGATGCTAACGTTGATGCGCATTTATTACAATACAATGTTGATGAAAAACTATCGTTAGCACCACATTTTAAAATAAACGAAATTGATGCTTCTAGCAACGTGGGGCTAACTTTAAATTTCAAATTTTAA
- a CDS encoding ParB/RepB/Spo0J family partition protein translates to MAKATKKQALGRGLSALLKDPSNDIQSVQDKNADQVIGNIIELDIDFIEVNPFQPRTNFSEESLRELASSIKELGIIQPITVRKLGFNQYQLVSGERRFRASKLIGLETIPAYIRIANDQESLEMALVENIQRQDLDPIEIALSYQRLIDEINLTQEQMSERVGKKRSTITNYLRLLKLDPIIQTGMRDGFISMGHGRALIAIEDQTIQLDVYEKVLSNQLSVRDTEALVRNYGNETTSKTSSQKTQESIPSYIKEGVSAFSEYFGHKIDVKVSKNGKGKITIPFHSEEDFKRIKKLVEGAK, encoded by the coding sequence ATGGCTAAGGCAACAAAAAAACAAGCTTTAGGTAGAGGTTTATCGGCTCTTTTAAAAGACCCAAGTAACGACATTCAATCTGTACAAGATAAAAATGCCGACCAAGTTATTGGCAATATCATTGAGCTGGATATAGATTTTATTGAAGTTAATCCGTTTCAGCCTAGAACCAATTTTAGCGAAGAATCGTTAAGAGAACTTGCTTCCTCTATTAAAGAACTTGGTATTATTCAACCCATAACCGTAAGAAAACTAGGTTTTAACCAGTACCAGTTGGTTTCTGGTGAACGCCGTTTTCGAGCATCTAAACTTATTGGTTTAGAAACCATTCCTGCTTACATTCGAATTGCTAACGACCAAGAATCGTTAGAAATGGCATTGGTTGAAAATATTCAACGTCAAGATTTAGACCCTATAGAAATCGCACTTTCGTATCAACGTTTAATAGACGAAATAAATTTAACTCAAGAACAAATGAGTGAACGTGTAGGCAAAAAACGTTCTACCATTACCAATTATTTACGTTTGTTAAAGCTAGACCCAATTATTCAAACGGGTATGCGCGATGGTTTTATTTCTATGGGACATGGTCGTGCATTAATTGCTATTGAAGACCAAACAATTCAATTAGATGTTTACGAAAAAGTACTTTCAAACCAGCTATCGGTTAGAGATACCGAAGCATTGGTTAGAAATTATGGCAATGAAACTACAAGTAAAACAAGTTCACAGAAAACACAAGAAAGCATCCCTAGTTATATAAAAGAAGGTGTTTCTGCATTTTCAGAATACTTTGGGCATAAAATAGACGTTAAAGTTTCTAAAAATGGTAAAGGTAAAATTACTATTCCTTTTCATTCGGAAGAAGACTTTAAACGTATTAAAAAACTAGTAGAAGGTGCTAAATAA
- a CDS encoding ParA family protein, which yields MGKIIAIANQKGGVGKTTTSINLAASLGVLEKKVLLIDADPQANATSGIGINVENVEIGTYQLLEHSSSAREAIVKTETPNLDIIPAHIDLVAIEIELVDKEEREYMLKKALAEIKDDYDYIIIDCAPSLGLLTLNALTAANSVVIPIQCEYFALEGLGKLLNTIKSVQKVHNAELDIEGLLLTMYDARLRLSNQVVEEVQKHFNDMVFQTIIQRNVRLSEAPSYGESIINYDAASKGATNYLSLAKEIINKNA from the coding sequence ATGGGTAAAATCATTGCAATTGCTAATCAAAAAGGAGGCGTTGGTAAAACCACCACCTCGATAAATTTAGCTGCTTCACTTGGTGTACTAGAAAAAAAAGTCCTACTTATAGATGCTGATCCTCAAGCAAATGCCACATCGGGCATAGGAATAAATGTAGAAAATGTAGAAATAGGCACCTATCAACTTTTAGAGCATTCTAGTTCGGCTAGAGAAGCTATCGTAAAAACGGAAACCCCTAACTTAGATATTATTCCTGCCCACATCGACTTGGTTGCTATTGAAATCGAGCTTGTTGATAAAGAGGAAAGAGAATATATGCTAAAGAAGGCTCTTGCAGAAATAAAAGATGATTACGATTATATTATAATTGACTGCGCACCTTCCTTAGGGTTATTAACATTAAATGCCCTAACAGCTGCAAATTCGGTTGTGATTCCTATACAGTGTGAATATTTCGCTTTAGAAGGTTTAGGTAAACTTTTAAACACTATAAAAAGTGTACAAAAAGTACATAATGCCGAATTAGATATTGAAGGTTTATTGTTAACCATGTACGATGCGCGCTTGAGATTATCAAATCAGGTTGTTGAAGAAGTACAAAAACATTTTAACGATATGGTTTTCCAAACTATCATACAGCGTAATGTGCGCTTAAGTGAAGCACCAAGTTACGGAGAAAGTATTATTAATTATGATGCTGCGAGTAAAGGCGCTACAAATTATTTAAGTTTGGCTAAAGAAATCATTAACAAAAACGCTTAA
- a CDS encoding methylmalonyl-CoA mutase subunit beta, whose amino-acid sequence MSNELFDEFPDISTKQWKQLIQFELNGADYNDTLIWKSNDDISVKPFYNADDVKTNLQALTSKENSFNICQTIFVADVNKSNQKAKKIIQNGVSYLKFIIPSNTISIEKLIENIDSKELVFHFELLFLDASYVEKLTETLSNTKFYIDTDIISHLCKTGNWHQNLQTDFEAFQKITNQTNTILINTKGYQNAGANMVQQLGYALAHANEYLNYLENNGVQKPLDAFIFIFEVSVGSNYFFEIAKLRALRILWHTLAKACKANTTCTILAQPSKRNKTIYDKHSNLLRTTTEYMSAALGGANTITTLPFDVIFKKSNSFSERMARNQLLILKNESYFDKVSNPADGAYYIESLTHQLAEKGLNLFKEIEQNGGILKLLKTGTIQRKIKESAQKEQEQFDSGAYTLVGTNKYQMDSEQIKTAIELYPFVKTNARKTLIEPIIEKRLSENLEQARLNKEK is encoded by the coding sequence ATGAGTAATGAATTGTTTGATGAATTTCCAGACATTTCCACCAAACAGTGGAAACAACTCATTCAATTTGAATTAAATGGGGCCGATTATAACGACACCCTCATTTGGAAAAGTAACGACGATATTTCGGTTAAACCTTTTTACAATGCCGATGATGTAAAAACCAATTTACAAGCATTAACTTCCAAAGAAAACAGCTTTAATATTTGTCAAACTATATTTGTTGCCGATGTTAATAAATCGAATCAAAAAGCAAAAAAAATTATTCAAAACGGAGTAAGTTACCTCAAATTCATAATCCCAAGTAATACCATTTCAATAGAAAAACTTATTGAAAACATCGATTCGAAGGAGCTTGTTTTTCATTTTGAATTACTTTTTTTAGATGCATCTTACGTAGAAAAATTAACAGAAACACTTTCAAATACAAAATTTTACATCGATACAGATATCATATCGCATCTTTGTAAAACGGGCAATTGGCATCAAAACCTTCAAACAGATTTTGAAGCTTTTCAAAAAATTACAAATCAAACAAATACCATTTTAATAAACACAAAAGGGTATCAAAATGCAGGAGCCAACATGGTTCAACAGCTGGGGTATGCCCTAGCCCATGCCAACGAATATTTAAACTATTTAGAAAACAATGGCGTACAAAAACCTTTAGATGCCTTCATTTTTATTTTTGAAGTTTCTGTAGGCTCTAATTACTTTTTTGAAATTGCCAAACTAAGAGCACTTAGAATTTTGTGGCATACCTTGGCAAAAGCTTGCAAAGCAAATACCACCTGTACTATTTTGGCACAACCTAGTAAACGTAATAAAACCATATACGATAAACACAGCAATTTACTGCGAACTACAACAGAATACATGAGTGCAGCTTTGGGCGGCGCCAACACCATTACAACCTTGCCTTTCGATGTAATTTTTAAAAAAAGTAATAGTTTTAGTGAGCGTATGGCCCGAAATCAACTTTTAATTTTAAAAAACGAAAGTTATTTCGATAAGGTTTCTAATCCGGCCGATGGAGCTTATTACATAGAATCTTTAACCCATCAACTGGCTGAAAAAGGTTTGAATTTATTTAAAGAAATTGAACAAAACGGTGGTATTTTAAAGCTATTAAAGACTGGTACCATTCAGCGAAAAATAAAAGAAAGTGCCCAAAAAGAACAAGAACAATTCGATTCTGGCGCATACACTTTAGTTGGCACTAACAAATACCAAATGGATTCAGAACAAATAAAAACAGCCATAGAATTGTATCCATTTGTAAAAACAAATGCCCGAAAAACACTTATAGAACCTATTATTGAAAAACGACTGTCTGAAAATTTAGAACAAGCGCGATTAAATAAAGAAAAATAA
- a CDS encoding FtsB family cell division protein, with protein sequence MALLKHKFLKPFKNIFILIIAVFIVWMLFFDANSWLIHHELNNDIEALESEKEYYQKEIEKDNKALKKLSTEEGLEKFAREAYYMKRENEEIFIIEYEDSLKNKPNE encoded by the coding sequence ATGGCACTATTAAAGCATAAATTTTTAAAACCTTTTAAAAATATTTTCATCCTAATTATAGCTGTTTTTATAGTTTGGATGCTTTTTTTTGATGCCAACTCATGGCTTATTCACCATGAACTTAATAACGATATTGAAGCTTTAGAAAGTGAAAAAGAATATTACCAAAAGGAAATAGAGAAAGACAATAAAGCTTTAAAAAAATTATCTACCGAAGAAGGTTTAGAAAAATTTGCTCGCGAAGCTTATTATATGAAGCGTGAGAATGAAGAAATTTTTATAATAGAATACGAAGATAGCCTTAAAAACAAACCGAATGAGTAA
- the udk gene encoding uridine kinase, with product MLIIGIAGGTGCGKTTVVNQILNELPEGEVGIISQDSYYKDTTHLSYEERTKINFDHPKSIDFSLLESHLKDLKKGIPIHQPVYSFVKHNRTGDTILTHPRKVMIVEGILILTHPELRDMFDIKVFVHADTDERLIRRLKRDITERGRDLDEVLTRYQTTLKPMHNQFIEPTKEFADIIIPNNKYNTVAVNIVRTIINDRLYNGTIKA from the coding sequence ATGCTAATTATAGGAATCGCTGGCGGTACTGGCTGTGGCAAAACAACCGTTGTAAATCAAATACTTAACGAATTACCAGAGGGTGAAGTTGGTATAATTTCACAAGATTCTTATTATAAAGACACCACGCATTTAAGCTATGAAGAGCGTACTAAAATTAATTTCGACCATCCGAAGTCTATCGATTTTAGTCTTTTAGAAAGTCATTTAAAAGATTTAAAAAAAGGCATCCCCATACACCAACCTGTGTATTCCTTTGTTAAACACAATAGAACCGGAGATACCATTTTAACACACCCAAGAAAAGTAATGATTGTTGAAGGTATTTTAATATTAACGCATCCCGAGTTACGCGATATGTTTGATATTAAAGTATTCGTACATGCCGATACAGACGAACGTTTAATAAGAAGATTAAAACGCGATATAACAGAACGAGGCCGCGATTTAGACGAAGTTTTAACACGCTATCAAACCACGTTAAAACCGATGCATAATCAATTTATTGAGCCAACAAAAGAGTTTGCAGACATTATAATTCCTAACAATAAATACAATACTGTTGCGGTTAATATTGTTCGCACCATCATAAACGACCGATTATATAATGGCACTATTAAAGCATAA
- a CDS encoding c-type cytochrome has product MKYIVLSLAASAILFISNTNQKSPLKESIERGNEIYTDFCVSCHLPNGQGVRKTYPPLANSDYLIKKQEASIKAIKYGLSGSILVNGETYNNVMTPMGLDDQEIADVMNYINNSWGNKNDKMVTKLQVSKVKK; this is encoded by the coding sequence ATGAAATATATCGTACTTAGCTTAGCAGCATCAGCAATCCTTTTTATTTCTAATACAAATCAAAAGTCACCTCTAAAAGAAAGTATTGAAAGAGGGAATGAAATTTATACAGATTTTTGTGTATCGTGTCACTTACCTAATGGTCAAGGGGTTCGGAAAACATATCCTCCATTAGCTAATTCTGATTATCTAATTAAAAAACAAGAAGCAAGTATTAAAGCTATTAAATACGGCTTATCTGGATCGATTTTAGTAAACGGAGAAACATACAATAATGTTATGACTCCCATGGGTTTGGACGATCAAGAAATAGCCGATGTTATGAATTATATTAACAACAGTTGGGGTAATAAAAACGATAAGATGGTTACCAAACTACAAGTTAGTAAGGTCAAAAAATAA
- a CDS encoding PQQ-dependent sugar dehydrogenase, which produces MKRLFTAFIIVFITLHACAQQTESEVEVTTPQNLNYTYELVVPELNIPWGMVFLPDGSMLITEKSGELIHFKNGIKTNITGLPNVYVRGQGGLMDIELHPDYANNGWIYLSYASAEGEGDGGNTAIVRAKIKDNALVDIQQLYKAGPNTKKGQHFGSRIEFDNDGYLYFSIGERGERDVNPQDITRDCGKIYRLYDDGRIPEDNPFVNEPNAKKAIYSYGHRNPQGMTKNPKTGAIWVHEHGPQGGDEINIIDKGKNFGWPVISYGINYNGTPFTDITKKEGMEQPLFYWVPSIAPSGMTFVTSNNYPDWNDNLLVGSLKFKYLERLVIENNKVIKREKLFENIGRVRNVRQAPDGFIYVAVEGTGIVKIIQKK; this is translated from the coding sequence ATGAAACGGTTATTTACAGCATTTATAATTGTTTTTATAACATTACATGCCTGCGCACAACAAACAGAATCGGAAGTTGAAGTAACAACGCCCCAAAACTTAAATTATACTTACGAGTTAGTTGTTCCTGAACTAAACATTCCTTGGGGTATGGTATTTTTACCCGATGGCAGTATGCTAATTACCGAAAAATCGGGTGAACTTATTCATTTTAAAAACGGTATTAAAACCAATATCACAGGTTTACCAAACGTTTATGTTCGTGGTCAAGGCGGTTTAATGGATATTGAACTGCATCCCGATTATGCTAATAACGGATGGATTTATTTATCGTATGCCTCTGCAGAAGGTGAAGGCGATGGTGGTAATACAGCTATTGTGCGCGCCAAAATAAAAGACAACGCGCTGGTAGACATACAACAATTATACAAAGCTGGCCCAAACACAAAAAAGGGGCAACATTTTGGTTCTCGAATAGAATTTGATAACGATGGGTATTTATACTTTTCAATTGGGGAGCGCGGCGAACGCGATGTTAACCCTCAAGATATTACACGCGATTGCGGAAAAATTTACAGACTTTATGACGATGGACGCATTCCCGAAGACAATCCTTTTGTAAATGAGCCTAATGCAAAAAAAGCGATTTATAGTTACGGACATAGAAATCCGCAAGGCATGACGAAAAATCCAAAAACAGGTGCTATTTGGGTTCACGAACATGGTCCTCAAGGAGGTGATGAAATAAATATTATAGATAAAGGAAAAAACTTTGGCTGGCCTGTAATTTCTTATGGCATTAATTATAATGGAACACCTTTTACAGACATTACTAAAAAAGAAGGCATGGAACAACCGCTTTTTTATTGGGTACCATCCATCGCACCAAGTGGTATGACTTTTGTAACATCAAATAACTATCCAGACTGGAATGATAACTTACTGGTAGGATCATTAAAATTTAAATATTTAGAACGTCTGGTTATTGAAAACAATAAAGTAATAAAACGCGAAAAATTATTTGAAAACATAGGTCGTGTTAGAAACGTGCGACAAGCTCCCGATGGCTTTATTTATGTCGCTGTTGAAGGAACAGGCATTGTTAAAATAATTCAGAAAAAATAA